A window from Hemicordylus capensis ecotype Gifberg chromosome 2, rHemCap1.1.pri, whole genome shotgun sequence encodes these proteins:
- the TUSC1 gene encoding tumor suppressor candidate gene 1 protein has protein sequence MRRMCSRHWSCCFCGARVGHGGGNSSVYCSSARRGRREERECCVCGGWRGRAGGSPQQLAERYTDLAASHAEALRLSEERERQSGRLRDENARLQLENRRLRRENRSLFRQALKLQQPSQAPPQQQQQEAAVVAVAVPAPPESVTSSSSSSSAPAPTQEEPGRLRDQETAKGPEEEEEEEEECEGEARRGARCSLEAASCPP, from the coding sequence ATGAGACGCATGTGCAGCCGGCActggagctgctgcttctgcGGCGCTCGGGTTGGTCACGGCGGCGGCAACAGCAGCGTCTACTGCAGCTCGGCGCGGAGGGGCCGCCGCGAGGAGAGGGAGTGCTGCGTCTGCGGCGGCTGGAGAGGCCGAGCGGGCGGCTCGCCTCAGCAGCTGGCGGAGAGATACACGGACTTGGCGGCCAGCCACGCGGAAGCGCTGAGGCTGAGCGAGGAGCGCGAGCGGCAGAGCGGGCGGCTGCGAGACGAGAACGCGCGCCTGCAGCTGGAGAACCGGCGCCTGCGCAGAGAGAACCGCAGCCTCTTCCGCCAGGCTCTGAAGCTTCAACAGCCGTCTCAAgcgccgccgcagcagcagcagcaggaggcggcagtAGTGGCCGTGGCCGTCCCTGCGCCGCCGGAGAgcgtgacttcctcctcctcctcctcctccgcccccgcccccacccaagaAGAGCCAGGGAGGCTGAGAGACCAAGAGACGGCAAAggggccggaggaggaggaggaggaggaggaggagtgtgagggagaggcgaggcgaggcgccCGGTGCAGCCTGGAAGCTGCCAGCTGCCCACCGTAG